Proteins from one Bdellovibrio svalbardensis genomic window:
- a CDS encoding ArnT family glycosyltransferase → MDKIKYNFSLNQKNQQNFFIFGTALAVVFFLLSLWHRWIHIDDAWLGEQVYWLIHDGHVRSELFHGFMGHEEKLFVWHKLYIWQGALISKLFGFNIYYLKSLSLAYLGLIIFTFRKIFNFYKLEGYLWHLGLLLLFTSCWVFELGFTFRPDLAVTSFGLLSFYCLKIAKEEGARFALLAGILAGLATASHLNGILMIGSGIVLLIWRKDFRGTLIFAASAGLLSLFYLHDIHSLAELHTFWLQFKNDPSINREFSGPLHYLWKLIDEQRRYLHSPMEIAYTLLLTVLVLPNAKLLFKKDSELVIYVLTLCLLLALISHGKTSKYLIYAQPFFFLAILISWPKRIPLWKVPFILICLGTATYLNIKTYILPNRDEIASFEQLASILPENTKIVAPLDFIFNQIERFEQIQGIQVYEFFVLEGRMKQDAPSFFSMAAKFNRDYIVLNAAAMTFFEIKEKNYPPYEFLKREHHLGYSIFINTLSASNSSDTNKP, encoded by the coding sequence ATGGATAAAATTAAGTACAATTTTAGCCTCAACCAAAAAAATCAACAAAACTTTTTCATCTTTGGGACTGCCCTAGCTGTCGTCTTTTTCCTTTTATCCTTATGGCATCGTTGGATCCACATTGATGACGCGTGGCTTGGCGAGCAAGTGTACTGGCTGATTCATGATGGACATGTTCGATCGGAACTTTTTCATGGATTTATGGGGCATGAAGAGAAGCTCTTTGTTTGGCATAAACTCTATATCTGGCAAGGCGCTTTAATTAGTAAACTTTTTGGTTTCAATATCTATTATTTAAAGTCACTCAGCCTGGCCTATCTCGGCCTTATTATATTTACATTTAGAAAGATATTTAACTTCTACAAACTGGAAGGCTATCTTTGGCATCTTGGACTTCTGCTCCTTTTTACCTCCTGCTGGGTTTTTGAGTTGGGTTTTACCTTTCGTCCCGATTTAGCTGTGACGTCATTTGGATTATTGTCTTTTTACTGTCTCAAAATCGCCAAAGAAGAGGGCGCCCGTTTTGCACTGCTTGCTGGGATTCTTGCAGGTTTAGCAACGGCAAGCCATCTTAACGGAATTCTTATGATCGGCTCCGGAATTGTTTTACTGATATGGCGTAAAGATTTCCGTGGCACACTGATATTTGCGGCGAGTGCTGGTTTGCTGTCTCTGTTTTACCTTCATGATATACACTCCTTAGCGGAGTTACACACTTTCTGGTTACAATTTAAAAATGACCCCAGTATCAACCGTGAATTCAGCGGTCCTCTTCACTATCTATGGAAATTAATAGACGAACAAAGGCGGTACCTGCACAGTCCAATGGAAATCGCTTACACCTTGCTGCTTACGGTATTGGTATTACCGAATGCAAAATTGCTTTTCAAAAAGGATTCCGAACTGGTCATATATGTTCTGACTCTCTGCCTGCTTTTAGCTCTGATTTCCCATGGGAAAACCTCAAAATATCTTATTTACGCTCAACCTTTTTTCTTTTTAGCGATCTTAATTTCTTGGCCAAAAAGAATTCCGCTTTGGAAAGTTCCATTCATTTTGATTTGCTTAGGGACTGCAACCTATCTCAACATCAAGACCTATATTCTGCCAAATCGCGACGAAATAGCTTCTTTTGAACAACTAGCTTCGATTCTTCCTGAAAACACAAAAATCGTTGCCCCCTTAGATTTTATCTTTAACCAAATTGAACGTTTTGAGCAAATTCAAGGAATTCAGGTCTATGAGTTTTTTGTTTTGGAAGGCCGCATGAAGCAAGATGCCCCTTCATTTTTTTCAATGGCAGCGAAGTTTAACCGCGACTACATTGTGCTAAATGCAGCCGCCATGACGTTTTTCGAAATTAAGGAGAAAAACTATCCACCGTATGAATTTTTAAAAAGAGAACACCATTTGGGCTACTCTATCTTTATCAACACTTTATCCGCATCTAATAGCTCAGATACAAACAAACCGTGA